One Orrella dioscoreae genomic window carries:
- a CDS encoding FUSC family protein: MELRLSHLHRFVYSHFFFGGVRQAVGMLAPVMVLGGLFDQMAIGLIATFGALCVAIIDQPGPHWHRANEMLGGSILGTATVAITGLASSHPMLIWAAVVAQCFAFSMLSVFGRKGGQISFACLLLMSLTMHSPLSPGQVLLHATATLGGGLFYLLFSTVASRLFGLREEQQALSVALFATGEYMAARSAFYDVNNDLDDCYRNMILRQATMTEQHQAARDMVLRALPRGGGAGDRRRVMLWNLFSDMIALLDTMIATHTDYALLRRALGDADVLLFGRDALRKMSLDLDHIALAVSRNRPAVHRNSVKAELRAIEYELEQLRQQDFPASNPEVYAVLVQVLRRLRNAARVVDRLYEHTRGAADAVPVGSLRLDKSLTRFLSRQQFRVGMLTSNLRLDSPHCRYALRVTLAAALAMTLTAFVPQLQPHGYWIVLTVVIIMKPGFAVTRQRNGWRLLGTLMGCGLALAAFHATDKPSVLFAIMLVACVLGNSLVLVNYMASGVFNTLFVLLAFHFISPGTLAVVGERALDTAVGCALALACSYFLPWWEHRYMGPLSRAALSANREYLRSGLRYVGQMQARHARQDASVTAAPAESGSSEVAANPAELQEANLSWQLSRKNVHVAFANMAEAFYRMMNEPRSRQQNVPEVNNLMIQNHILASQIAAAMPMLADLPATPPGMAQMLAQIQAVLDGEQPADSLANITIETDGDLAALAYPLRQMQKAAQMLVKELGGLADPAGPVLPARQAA; the protein is encoded by the coding sequence ATGGAATTGCGTCTTTCGCACCTGCACCGCTTCGTCTACAGCCACTTCTTCTTCGGCGGCGTGCGGCAGGCGGTGGGCATGCTGGCCCCCGTGATGGTGCTGGGCGGGCTGTTCGACCAGATGGCGATCGGGCTCATCGCCACCTTCGGCGCCCTGTGCGTGGCCATCATCGACCAGCCGGGGCCGCACTGGCACCGCGCCAACGAGATGCTGGGCGGCAGCATCCTGGGGACGGCCACCGTGGCCATCACCGGGCTGGCCTCCTCCCACCCCATGCTCATCTGGGCTGCCGTGGTGGCCCAGTGCTTCGCGTTCTCCATGCTGTCCGTGTTCGGCCGCAAGGGCGGGCAGATCAGCTTCGCCTGCCTGCTGCTGATGAGCCTGACCATGCACTCGCCGCTGTCACCCGGCCAGGTGCTGCTGCACGCCACCGCCACCCTGGGCGGCGGCCTGTTCTACCTGCTCTTCAGCACGGTGGCCAGCCGGCTCTTCGGCCTGCGGGAGGAACAGCAGGCGCTGTCCGTGGCGCTCTTCGCCACCGGCGAATACATGGCGGCCCGCTCGGCCTTCTATGACGTCAACAACGACCTGGACGACTGCTACCGCAACATGATCCTGCGCCAGGCCACCATGACCGAGCAGCACCAGGCCGCCCGCGACATGGTGCTGCGCGCCCTGCCCCGCGGCGGCGGCGCGGGCGACCGCAGGCGCGTCATGCTGTGGAACCTGTTCTCGGACATGATCGCGCTGCTGGACACGATGATCGCCACGCACACCGACTATGCCCTGCTGCGGCGGGCGCTGGGCGACGCCGACGTGCTGCTCTTCGGCCGCGACGCCCTGCGCAAGATGTCGCTGGACCTGGACCACATCGCGCTGGCCGTGTCGCGCAACCGGCCCGCCGTGCACCGCAACAGCGTGAAGGCCGAACTGCGCGCCATCGAATACGAGCTGGAACAGTTGCGCCAGCAGGACTTTCCAGCCAGCAACCCCGAGGTCTATGCCGTGCTGGTGCAGGTGCTGCGCCGGCTGCGCAACGCGGCGCGCGTGGTGGACCGCCTGTACGAACACACCCGTGGCGCGGCCGACGCCGTGCCCGTGGGCTCGCTGCGCCTGGACAAATCGCTCACGCGCTTCCTGTCGCGCCAGCAATTCCGGGTGGGCATGCTGACCAGCAACCTGCGCCTGGACTCGCCGCACTGCCGCTACGCACTTCGGGTGACGCTGGCGGCCGCCCTGGCCATGACGCTGACCGCCTTCGTGCCGCAACTGCAGCCGCATGGCTACTGGATCGTGCTGACCGTGGTCATCATCATGAAGCCGGGTTTCGCCGTCACGCGCCAGCGCAACGGCTGGCGCCTGCTGGGCACGCTGATGGGCTGCGGCCTGGCGCTGGCCGCCTTCCACGCCACCGACAAGCCCAGCGTGCTGTTCGCCATCATGCTGGTGGCCTGCGTGCTGGGCAACAGCCTGGTGCTGGTGAACTACATGGCCAGCGGCGTCTTCAACACGCTCTTCGTGCTGCTGGCCTTCCACTTCATCTCGCCGGGCACCCTGGCCGTGGTGGGCGAGCGCGCGCTGGACACCGCCGTGGGCTGCGCGCTGGCGCTGGCCTGCAGCTACTTCCTGCCGTGGTGGGAACACCGCTACATGGGACCGCTGTCGCGCGCGGCACTGTCGGCCAACCGGGAATACCTGCGCAGCGGCCTGCGCTACGTCGGACAGATGCAGGCGCGCCACGCCCGGCAGGACGCCAGCGTGACGGCCGCGCCGGCAGAGTCCGGTTCCTCCGAAGTGGCCGCCAATCCCGCGGAGCTGCAAGAGGCCAACCTGTCCTGGCAGCTCTCGCGCAAGAACGTGCACGTGGCCTTCGCCAACATGGCCGAGGCTTTCTATCGGATGATGAACGAGCCTCGCTCGCGGCAGCAGAACGTGCCCGAGGTGAACAACCTGATGATCCAGAACCACATCCTGGCATCACAGATCGCGGCCGCCATGCCCATGCTGGCCGACCTGCCCGCCACGCCGCCCGGCATGGCGCAGATGCTGGCCCAGATCCAGGCGGTGCTGGACGGTGAACAGCCGGCGGACTCCCTGGCCAACATCACCATCGAGACCGACGGCGACCTGGCCGCGCTGGCCTATCCGCTGCGGCAGATGCAGAAGGCCGCGCAGATGCTGGTGAAGGAGCTGGGCGGGCTGGCCGATCCGGCCGGGCCGGTCCTGCCCGCCAGGCAGGCTGCCTGA
- a CDS encoding acetolactate synthase 3 catalytic subunit, with protein MELNGADIVVRCLADEGVEHVFGYPGGAVLYIYDAIFKQDKFQHILVRHEQAAVHAADAYSRASDKVGVCLVTSGPGLTNAVTGIATAYMDSIPMVILSGQVPTHAIGEDAFQECDTVGITRPCVKHNFLVRDVKDLAETMRKAFHIARTGRPGPVLVDIPKDITVAHCKYTPPRGEITMRSYAPVVKGHQGQIKKAVQMLLAAERPMIYSGGGVILSDAAPELQQVVDLLDAPCTNTLMGLGALPASHHHYLGMPGMHGTYEANMAMQHCDVLLAIGARFDDRVIGNPKHFAQNPRKIIHIDIDPSSISKRVKVDVPIVGNVKDVLVELIAQYEATAATPRANQAALTRWWQQVDAWRGKDCLKYTPSDELIKPQYVVETLWKVTGGDAFVTSDVGQHQMWAAQYYRFNKPRRWINSGGLGTMGVGLPYAMGVQMANPGQDIAVITGEASIQMNIQELSTCQQYHLTPKIICLNNRYLGMVRQWQQIDYGSRYSESYMDSLPDFVKLAEAYGHVGLRIEKPSDVEPALREAFAKKDRLVFLDFLTDRTENVWPMVKAGRGLTEMLLGSEDL; from the coding sequence ATGGAACTCAATGGCGCCGACATCGTCGTGCGCTGCCTGGCCGATGAAGGCGTGGAACACGTCTTTGGCTATCCTGGCGGCGCGGTGTTGTACATCTACGACGCAATCTTCAAGCAAGACAAATTCCAGCACATCCTCGTTCGCCACGAACAGGCTGCCGTGCACGCGGCCGATGCCTATTCGCGCGCGTCGGACAAGGTGGGCGTGTGCCTGGTCACCAGCGGCCCGGGCCTGACCAACGCGGTCACCGGCATCGCCACGGCCTACATGGACTCGATCCCCATGGTGATCCTGTCCGGCCAGGTGCCCACCCACGCCATCGGCGAGGATGCCTTCCAGGAATGCGACACCGTGGGCATCACCCGCCCCTGCGTGAAGCACAACTTCCTGGTGCGCGACGTGAAGGACCTGGCGGAAACCATGCGCAAGGCTTTCCACATTGCGCGTACCGGCCGCCCCGGCCCCGTCCTGGTGGATATCCCCAAGGACATCACCGTGGCGCACTGCAAGTACACCCCGCCCCGCGGCGAGATCACGATGCGCTCGTACGCGCCGGTCGTGAAGGGGCACCAGGGCCAGATCAAGAAGGCCGTGCAGATGCTGCTGGCCGCCGAACGCCCCATGATCTATTCGGGCGGCGGCGTCATCCTGTCGGACGCGGCGCCGGAGCTGCAGCAGGTCGTCGACCTGCTGGACGCGCCCTGCACCAACACGCTGATGGGCCTGGGCGCGCTGCCCGCCAGCCACCACCACTACCTGGGCATGCCGGGCATGCACGGCACCTACGAGGCCAACATGGCCATGCAGCACTGCGACGTGCTGCTGGCCATCGGCGCGCGCTTCGATGACCGGGTGATCGGCAATCCCAAGCACTTCGCGCAGAACCCGCGCAAGATCATCCACATCGACATCGACCCTTCGTCGATCTCGAAGCGGGTGAAGGTGGATGTGCCCATCGTCGGCAACGTCAAGGACGTGCTGGTCGAACTGATCGCCCAATACGAAGCCACGGCGGCGACCCCGCGCGCCAACCAGGCCGCGCTGACGCGCTGGTGGCAGCAGGTCGATGCGTGGCGCGGCAAGGACTGCCTGAAGTACACGCCGTCCGACGAGCTCATCAAGCCGCAATACGTGGTGGAAACGCTGTGGAAGGTGACGGGCGGCGACGCCTTCGTGACGTCCGACGTGGGCCAGCACCAGATGTGGGCTGCGCAGTACTACCGCTTCAACAAGCCGCGCCGCTGGATCAATTCCGGCGGCCTGGGCACCATGGGCGTGGGCCTGCCGTACGCCATGGGCGTGCAGATGGCCAATCCGGGCCAGGACATCGCCGTCATTACCGGCGAAGCCTCGATCCAGATGAACATCCAGGAGCTGTCGACCTGCCAGCAATACCACCTGACGCCCAAGATCATCTGCCTGAACAACCGCTACCTGGGCATGGTCCGGCAGTGGCAGCAGATCGATTACGGCTCGCGCTATTCCGAGTCCTACATGGATTCGCTGCCCGACTTCGTCAAGCTGGCCGAGGCCTATGGCCACGTGGGCCTGCGCATCGAGAAGCCCTCGGACGTGGAACCGGCGCTGCGCGAGGCTTTCGCGAAGAAGGACAGGCTGGTGTTCCTCGACTTCCTCACCGACCGCACCGAGAACGTCTGGCCGATGGTCAAGGCGGGACGCGGGCTGACCGAGATGCTGCTCGGTTCGGAAGATCTGTAG
- the ilvN gene encoding acetolactate synthase small subunit, whose amino-acid sequence MKHVISVLMENEPGALSRVVGLFSARGYNIETLTVAPTEDATLSRLTVVTVGSDDVIEQITKHLNRLVDVVKVVDLTEGAHIERELMLIKVRAVGKEREEMKRMADIFRGRIIDVTDKSYTIELTGVQEKIQAFIDALDRSAILETVRTGVSGIGRGERVLKL is encoded by the coding sequence ATGAAACATGTCATTTCGGTCCTGATGGAAAACGAACCGGGCGCGCTGTCGCGCGTGGTGGGCCTCTTTTCCGCACGCGGCTACAACATCGAGACGCTGACCGTGGCCCCCACCGAGGATGCCACGCTGTCGCGCCTGACCGTCGTCACTGTCGGTTCGGACGACGTGATCGAGCAGATCACCAAGCACCTGAACCGCCTGGTCGACGTGGTCAAGGTGGTGGACCTCACCGAGGGCGCGCACATCGAGCGCGAACTCATGCTGATCAAGGTGCGCGCGGTGGGCAAGGAGCGCGAGGAGATGAAGCGCATGGCGGACATCTTCCGCGGCCGCATCATCGACGTCACCGACAAGTCCTACACCATCGAATTGACCGGCGTGCAGGAAAAGATCCAGGCGTTCATCGACGCCCTGGATCGCAGCGCCATCCTCGAAACCGTTCGTACCGGCGTCTCGGGCATCGGGCGCGGCGAGCGGGTGCTGAAGCTTTAA
- the ilvC gene encoding ketol-acid reductoisomerase — protein MQISRRKFMKVFYDKDCDLSLIKGKTVAIIGYGSQGHAHALNLHDSGVKVVVGLRKDGASWKKAANAGLKVEEVAAAVKSADVVMMLLPDETIAQVYRSEVAPNIKAGAALAFAHGFNVHYGQVVPRDDIDVIMIAPKAPGHTVRGTYSQGGGVPHLVAVYQDKSGNARDVALSYASANGGGRAGIIETNFREETETDLFGEQAVLCGGTVELIKAGFDTLVDAGYAPEMAYFECLHELKLIVDLIYEGGIANMNYSISNNAEFGEYETGPKVVTEETRKAMRQCLTDIQTGEYAKRFILENAAGAPTLTSRRRINAESQIEQVGGKLRAMMPWIAANKLVDQSKN, from the coding sequence ATTCAAATTTCCAGGAGAAAGTTCATGAAGGTTTTCTACGACAAGGATTGCGATCTGTCCCTCATCAAGGGCAAGACCGTTGCCATCATCGGTTACGGCTCGCAAGGCCATGCCCACGCCCTGAACCTGCACGACTCGGGCGTGAAGGTCGTGGTCGGCCTGCGCAAGGACGGCGCGTCGTGGAAGAAGGCCGCCAACGCCGGCCTGAAGGTGGAAGAAGTGGCCGCGGCCGTCAAGAGCGCCGACGTCGTCATGATGCTGCTGCCCGATGAAACCATCGCCCAGGTCTACCGCAGCGAAGTGGCCCCCAACATCAAGGCCGGCGCCGCCCTGGCCTTCGCCCACGGCTTCAACGTCCACTACGGCCAGGTCGTGCCGCGTGACGACATCGACGTCATCATGATCGCCCCCAAGGCGCCCGGCCACACCGTGCGCGGCACCTACTCGCAAGGCGGCGGCGTGCCCCACCTGGTCGCCGTCTACCAGGACAAGTCGGGCAACGCCCGTGACGTGGCCCTGTCGTACGCCAGCGCCAACGGCGGCGGCCGTGCCGGCATCATCGAAACCAACTTCCGCGAAGAAACCGAAACCGACCTGTTCGGCGAACAGGCCGTGCTGTGCGGCGGTACCGTCGAGCTGATCAAGGCGGGCTTCGACACGCTGGTGGACGCTGGCTACGCCCCCGAAATGGCCTATTTCGAGTGCCTGCACGAACTGAAGCTGATCGTCGACCTGATCTATGAAGGCGGCATCGCCAACATGAACTACTCGATCTCGAACAACGCCGAATTCGGCGAGTACGAGACCGGCCCGAAGGTCGTGACGGAAGAAACGCGCAAGGCCATGCGTCAGTGCCTGACCGACATCCAGACCGGCGAGTACGCCAAGCGCTTCATCCTGGAAAACGCCGCGGGCGCCCCCACGCTGACCTCGCGCCGCCGCATCAACGCCGAGTCGCAGATCGAACAGGTCGGCGGCAAGCTGCGCGCGATGATGCCCTGGATCGCCGCCAACAAGCTGGTCGACCAAAGCAAGAACTGA
- a CDS encoding phosphatidylserine decarboxylase, with the protein MNKPAYPHPIIAREGWPFVAGSLALAVLASFWTAWAAIPLWIIAIFVLQFFRDPPRLAPDSTTAVLSPADGRIVAVEHVRDPYADRDALKISVFMNVFNVHSNRAPVDGTVTHVQYFPGRFFNAALDKASLENERNAMVIHTPDGHVVTATQVAGLVAKRILCYVQPGDVLARGQRYGFIRFGSRVDVYLPPASRPRVALGDKVSATSTVLADLAPAAAAAAPVQQG; encoded by the coding sequence ATGAATAAACCTGCCTACCCCCACCCCATCATTGCCCGCGAAGGCTGGCCGTTCGTCGCCGGATCGCTCGCACTGGCCGTGCTGGCGTCGTTCTGGACCGCCTGGGCCGCGATCCCGCTGTGGATCATCGCGATCTTCGTCCTCCAGTTCTTCCGCGATCCGCCCCGGCTCGCCCCGGACTCCACCACCGCGGTGCTGTCGCCCGCCGATGGCCGCATCGTCGCCGTCGAGCACGTGCGCGACCCCTATGCCGATCGCGACGCGCTGAAGATCAGCGTGTTCATGAATGTCTTCAACGTGCACTCGAACCGCGCCCCGGTCGACGGCACGGTGACGCACGTGCAATATTTCCCGGGCCGTTTCTTCAACGCCGCGCTGGACAAGGCGTCGCTGGAGAACGAGCGCAACGCCATGGTCATCCACACGCCCGACGGCCACGTGGTCACCGCCACGCAGGTGGCTGGCCTGGTCGCCAAGCGCATTCTCTGCTACGTGCAGCCGGGCGACGTGCTGGCCCGCGGCCAGCGCTATGGCTTCATCCGTTTCGGTTCGCGCGTCGACGTCTACCTGCCGCCCGCCTCGCGTCCGCGCGTGGCCCTGGGCGACAAGGTCAGCGCCACCAGCACGGTGCTGGCCGACCTCGCGCCGGCCGCCGCTGCCGCCGCGCCCGTGCAGCAAGGCTGA
- the pssA gene encoding CDP-diacylglycerol--serine O-phosphatidyltransferase, with protein MGDLRLREEKLRRGIYLLPNAFTTAALFAGFYAIVQAMNDRFEAAAIAIFAAMVLDGMDGRVARLTNTQSAFGEQYDSLSDMTSFGVAPALVIYEWSLHGLGRWGWLAAFVYVAGAALRLARFNTNIAVVDKRYFQGLPSPAAAAMVAGFVWLAVDNKFPMQDGLLAWTAFALTLYAGVSMVSNAPFFSGKSFALGRSVPFWGILLVVAVFVFVSSDPPLVLFGLFVIYGLSGWVQWLWRWNRVRRLQQERRIDA; from the coding sequence ATGGGTGATCTGCGTTTGCGTGAAGAGAAGCTGCGCCGCGGCATCTACCTGCTGCCCAACGCCTTCACGACGGCGGCCCTCTTCGCGGGTTTCTACGCCATCGTGCAGGCCATGAACGACCGGTTCGAGGCGGCCGCCATCGCCATTTTCGCGGCGATGGTGCTGGACGGCATGGACGGCCGGGTGGCGCGCCTCACCAACACCCAGTCGGCCTTCGGCGAGCAATACGACTCGCTGTCCGACATGACGTCGTTCGGCGTGGCGCCGGCGCTGGTGATCTATGAATGGTCGCTGCATGGCCTGGGCCGCTGGGGCTGGCTGGCGGCGTTCGTCTACGTGGCGGGGGCTGCCCTGCGGCTGGCCCGCTTCAACACCAACATCGCCGTGGTGGACAAGCGGTATTTTCAGGGCCTGCCCAGTCCCGCCGCGGCCGCGATGGTGGCCGGCTTCGTCTGGCTGGCCGTCGACAACAAATTCCCGATGCAGGATGGCCTGCTGGCCTGGACGGCGTTCGCGCTCACGCTCTATGCCGGCGTTTCCATGGTGAGCAACGCGCCGTTCTTCAGCGGCAAGTCGTTCGCGCTGGGCCGCAGCGTGCCGTTCTGGGGCATCCTGCTGGTGGTGGCGGTGTTCGTCTTCGTCTCCAGCGATCCTCCCCTCGTGCTCTTCGGCCTGTTCGTCATCTATGGGCTGTCGGGCTGGGTGCAGTGGCTGTGGCGCTGGAACCGCGTGCGCCGCCTGCAACAGGAACGCCGCATCGACGCCTGA
- the rpsO gene encoding 30S ribosomal protein S15 — protein sequence MAVADIKKSDIVTQFQRAQGDTGSPEVQVALLTARINELTGHFKTHMKDHHSRRGLLRMVSRRRKLLDYLKGRNPDAYRSLIEKLGLRK from the coding sequence ATGGCTGTTGCCGATATCAAGAAATCCGACATCGTTACCCAGTTCCAACGCGCTCAGGGCGACACGGGTTCCCCCGAAGTGCAAGTTGCGCTGCTGACGGCTCGCATCAACGAGCTGACCGGCCACTTCAAGACGCACATGAAGGATCACCACTCGCGCCGCGGTCTGCTGCGCATGGTGAGCCGCCGTCGCAAGCTCCTCGATTACCTGAAGGGCCGCAATCCCGACGCTTACCGCTCGCTGATCGAAAAGCTCGGTCTGCGCAAGTGA